Within the Eucalyptus grandis isolate ANBG69807.140 chromosome 1, ASM1654582v1, whole genome shotgun sequence genome, the region AAAACACGGCGTTCCACTAATGGAGAAACTAGCATTCGAGTGTATGTTATTGGGTGCTGTTGACGAAAACCAGCAAGCACCACGCTACAGGTTTTTCCTGGTGAACACTCCACTTCATGAAATGATTCGATGCTCTTGCTTCCAAAGTGGGCCTACATCATCCTTTCGTAATCCCCACATCACAGAACATCCAAAGCAACGACGCTGTAAATTAAATCCCGCTCCAGGATAAGCAATGGAAGTGTTCCCTGTACGCAGCACTTTATTAGGCAGCTGAACACCAAGACGATAGCTGCAACCCAATTTCATGCCCTACCTACCTAACCCGAAGCAATCCTCTCTGTCACAAATATCTTGGTGGAAATTGATGAAGCAAAGAGGTCAACACTGCGCGACATAATTAGTCAACCAACCAATTGGTGGTTGACTCTGTTTCTAGAGTTGGAGCTTGAGCGGCCATAGTGTGTCTCACTATGGTCAATGATCAAATTGAACTGGTCTGCATATTGTTTGAGGGGCACTAGCGAAGATTGATCCTGGCCCTACACAAGTTCCCCCTATGGGAACAGACTAAATGTAAGGAACCACCAAAATCTAAGCGACACCGAAAACAAAACTACACCAATAATTTTCTCGACTCACTCATCTGCTGCTTGTGGACAGATGAATACAACAAGAAAAGATTGAGCTCATGTGTTCTAAGCCATTAACAAATGGATGATCATCCTTAAAAAACCACCAAGATGCAGTCCAAAGCTAAACTAATGCACTTATATTCCTGTGGACTTGCAAATTATAGTGGTCTGTCCTTTTTATTCATCAAGTGGATAATTACCTCAATGATGGAAGTCAACCACCAAATGCCATGACAGATAAGTCCCATTCACGAACCGACAAAAAATCAGCACGATGGGTTCCAAAATGATCTTCAGTCCCTTTCGTAATCAAACATGCACTACAAAGTTATTATTTATATGCAAAGCTCCACATTCATCAGACTGCCCAAGAACTAaaaatttcggagaagcatTTCCAAGCACAAGCATGGGCAACTGCTTAGCTCTgagaaaggaaatcaagattGTGAAAACAGAAGGTAAAGTCCTTGAGTATAGGACAGAACTAAAAGTCCAAAAGGCGAAAGTTTCTTTTCTAGATCAACGGATCGAGGATTACGAGGAAGCTGGTCCTTCAAGAGTGAAGCTGATAATCAGTAGAAGAGAACTGCAGCAGATGCTACAGGAAGGAGCAGTTTCAGTAGGTGACCGGGGATTGCTGCTTCTTGAGAGAGAACAGACTTTGCAGAAAGTCAACATTGATGACAGAGGTCATTGCGAAGGATGGAAGCCTATATTACAAAGTATACCTGAATTAGACtagtatctctctctctctctctctctctctcaatgatcTGAGAACGCCAAGTACAAAATGTTGCAATTAATGacataagaaaatgaatttttaaaagttagTTGACGTTGTTATGTAGTTGAGTGTCTCTTGTTGTAATCGTACCACAACACAAGAATATGCTAACTATTAGTCTTAAAAGATAGCCATGCTTTTCTGTGGTTGGTTCAGTCTCGTTGGGACACCCTTTCTCCGTGTGGATAGAAGTAAGTCACAGCTAATAAAAAAGACATGAAAATGGAGAAGGCAAAAACAAGGAACACGTGATATGAATATAAATGCCCATATCACCAAATACATGCTCAAGTTAACTAAATCATGCTAGCAAGTCAGAAATTATCAGTCGATGAGTTTGCTATCAATCAAAACTGTGTTTGCACCAGGTGATTTAAGACCAACTAATATACAGAAACGCCATCGTCACCATGACTAAGGGATACCCAGCTCAGGGCAACAGAAAAATGCAGCAGCACTTTCAACCTTGAGGGGCCTCTCCCCACTTGCCAACTTGGAGGAAAAGTTTAGATATGAACAAGAAAGCACTGAACTCTTCcttaaaagttttgtcaatcacttaatggttttttttttttccccttcctttcaatttggccaatcatGAACTATTTGAAGGCTCAATCACTAGCAATTGACTAACTATTCTTGATTTAGTTAACTATTACATCAATTATGACAATCCTTTAACACTTTGACAAAGGTTTGTCCTCTCGTACATTTTGTCTCCTTGTCTATTGTTTTTACTCCAAGACTTGGAGGATTTCATAGTCTCAATCCTTCTTGCGGATGTTCTTTACATGTATGCAAAGCCCCAAAAAGCCAGAGGTATAACTAAGTGATGCTTGATGGTCATTCTTAACCCTCTGAGCAGGTCggggggaaaataaaaaataaaaaaagtaccAGACGGGGCCACTTTTAGGGACCCGTCTTCCACTTTCTTGTGGAAAGCTTTATGAGATAGACGATCAGAAAAAAATAAGTGTAATAGGGCTATCATGAAGGCAAACAATGCCATGGCTTCCTTTAGAGCAGAGCCCAAATGGCTAAACAAAATAACTGTTTAGCCAAAGATGGATTTCACTTGGCAAAAGGATTCAAGAACTGAAGACTTAAGGAAGCCTTTATGTACAGCCTACTATATATACATTAGTTATTTCACCTTGGGCAAATAGCCAGTAATGAGAAGATGAGGAGCAACAGCAGAGCTCCATAGGATGCATGCAGACACTAGTAAATGCCACGTGATCATGGCTTAACAGGATGATCTTAAATTAAGCAGACAATGGCAATGATATTCCTAAGATTTAGTGATCTAAGGAAAAATTTAGACATTATTTACAATCACTACTATCAACCCCTCCTTTGAGAGCAGTAGTTGCATGCTTCTAGTGCACACGAGCCATTTTTTGGGCCTTCTTTAGCAAGGAAAAAGTGAAGAAACATGAGCCTTAATCAATAGCGGGGCTGGTGCAGGGTATATCAACCATTGGATCATGTGCATCTCACTGAGGCCCATGTGATCCGACAGCTTAAAGTAGCTGTGCTCACGCACCAGGATCATGCAAGAAATTTGACTCCTCTGGTCCGACAgttttaaaattggccaaattaggTGCATGAGGCTTCTCACATTAATAGCTAGAGATAACCAGATGATTGCACATTTAAGCATACAATTAGCTATGAAAGCGTTTCCATTGACATGATATTCAGTAGTCTTTCAGGTCATTCAGAACGCTCAGTTCCACATCGTCCTGCTTTACAAAATATATTTAGCTCAAAGCACCCACCTTTGCCTCTATTTATATACAGGTAGTTTCCACTTTACAAAGGATAAGAGGTTCTTTATACACCATTCCTCCAAGTTCTAGGATTTCCAGATAAGAGCTACTGTTCCTTCCTTTCCACCTCCACGGCAACCTCATTACGACGTGTAAAAGGTAGCGTAAAAGGTGGATTGTACTgcaataatataaaaaataataaaagattgAGAACCTTTCATTACTAAAAGTCTGCGGTAACAAGATCATCCCAAAAATTTATGCTGGACCTACCTGTGCAACTTCCACAGAAGTACCTCCTTTTACCCTGAACTCTCCATCACTTTTCAGAGCATCTCTAAGTTTT harbors:
- the LOC108957407 gene encoding uncharacterized protein LOC108957407, translating into MGNCLALRKEIKIVKTEGKVLEYRTELKVQKAKVSFLDQRIEDYEEAGPSRVKLIISRRELQQMLQEGAVSVGDRGLLLLEREQTLQKVNIDDRGHCEGWKPILQSIPELD